The Parashewanella tropica genome window below encodes:
- a CDS encoding DEAD/DEAH box helicase yields MQFTEFSLDRRILETINHMGFTKATQIQQQAIPVAMAGRDIMASSKTGSGKTLAFLLPAMQRVISTKALTKRDPRVLVLLPTRELAQQVYSQLRLLVANTRYKAVSILGGENFNDQAKALAKDPHFIVGTPGRITDHLFQKNLYLNGLEFLILDEADRMLDLGFAAQLRAIHKAADHRRRQTLMFSATLEHDEVNEIAEELLNNPEHLVVDSGHTEHKDITQKVYLCDHLDHKESLLNAILKQDEQKQIIIFTATRDDTQRLADKLNQDGFKSIALSGDLNQSARNKIMDQFSRGHYQILVTTDVASRGLDLLNVSLVVNFDMPKMTEEYVHRIGRTGRAGAKGDAVSLVGPKDWESFLKVQRFLNKTFDFSSIEGLEGKFKGLKPKPKAKAKTAKPYTKPSAKRRPQNKKTKSAPKRDKRFANSIDIGDAPMRRKPAASLPIDED; encoded by the coding sequence TTGCAATTTACCGAGTTTTCCTTAGACCGTCGTATTCTTGAAACCATCAATCACATGGGCTTCACTAAAGCGACTCAAATACAACAGCAAGCTATTCCTGTGGCAATGGCTGGTCGAGATATAATGGCCTCATCAAAGACTGGCTCAGGTAAAACGCTGGCATTTTTGCTCCCTGCGATGCAAAGAGTCATATCAACAAAGGCTTTGACTAAACGAGATCCTAGAGTATTAGTTTTGCTACCGACCCGAGAACTTGCCCAACAAGTTTATAGTCAACTTCGATTATTAGTAGCTAATACTCGATATAAAGCTGTGAGTATACTTGGTGGGGAAAACTTCAATGACCAAGCTAAAGCACTTGCAAAAGATCCTCATTTTATTGTGGGTACTCCGGGACGAATTACAGACCATTTATTCCAAAAGAATTTGTATTTAAACGGCTTAGAGTTTTTAATTTTGGACGAAGCTGATCGAATGTTGGATTTGGGTTTTGCAGCACAGCTCAGAGCCATACACAAAGCCGCTGATCATCGTCGTCGCCAAACATTAATGTTCTCAGCGACCCTTGAACACGATGAAGTCAATGAAATTGCTGAAGAGCTGCTAAACAACCCAGAGCATCTTGTGGTTGATAGTGGTCATACAGAACATAAAGATATCACCCAAAAAGTATACTTATGTGACCATTTAGATCACAAAGAATCTTTACTGAATGCGATACTCAAACAAGACGAGCAAAAACAAATCATCATCTTTACGGCTACCAGAGATGATACTCAACGACTTGCAGACAAGCTAAATCAAGATGGTTTTAAATCCATTGCATTAAGTGGTGATTTAAACCAAAGTGCCCGTAACAAGATCATGGATCAATTCAGCCGTGGGCACTACCAAATACTGGTAACAACTGATGTCGCATCTCGTGGTTTAGACTTATTAAACGTCTCTTTAGTTGTAAACTTCGACATGCCAAAAATGACCGAAGAGTATGTCCATCGTATTGGTCGAACTGGACGAGCTGGTGCTAAAGGTGACGCAGTATCCCTTGTTGGCCCCAAAGATTGGGAAAGCTTTTTAAAAGTGCAGCGTTTCCTAAATAAAACCTTTGATTTTTCGAGCATAGAAGGGTTAGAAGGTAAATTTAAAGGCTTAAAACCCAAGCCGAAAGCCAAGGCTAAAACAGCAAAACCCTATACTAAACCGTCTGCAAAACGCAGGCCGCAAAACAAAAAAACCAAATCCGCTCCTAAAAGAGATAAGCGATTTGCGAATTCAATTGATATTGGTGACGCGCCAATGCGCCGTAAGCCGGCAGCTAGCTTACCAATTGACGAAGATTAA
- a CDS encoding Ig-like domain-containing protein, translated as MELFTVLQSGKFHSVNGHIGVSLGDIEYRAKAGDFIPKGASIIVFDGALFSIKFENGEVQSNADNSISPVVTNNLLPVTNINAIENIQAIILAGGDPSLEIETAAGGTRQEGGFDFIAVDRVGDETIAQAGFDTQALIAGSINRSDQGEGNVLFDSILANDSNTIAEDEVAVGNVLENDVDPDSTLFVSSVLINGERFDAGQTIQLENGTLVVNANGDYRFEPVANWNGALPLITYTTNTGASATLAIVVTPVNDDVDAKPDSYSVTEDNSIALNLLANDDAPDGGLAIQSINGEALTGNVQTITVPNGQVVISTDGIITFEPNENYNGEVSFNYVARDVDGDTAEANVTINVTPVDDPTKTEDDLNVVNEDTTATGNVLDNDSDVDNGLSVVSFKIGDSTYTAGTTVALAEGAFTLNSDGTYTFVPAKDWNGTVPTVTYTLNTHSDTNPAKADLNITVDPVDDPTIAKDDVNVIDEDTTATGNVLDNDSDVDDDLSVVSFKIGDISYTAGTTVSLSEGSFTLNSDGTYTFVPAKDWNGTVPTVTYTLNTHSDTNSAQADLNITVDPVDDPTIAKDDVNVIDEDTTATGNVLDNDSDVDDDLSVVSFKIGDSTYTAGTNVALAEGAFTLNSDGTYTFVPAKDWNGTVPTVTYTLNTHSGTNPAKADLNITVDPVDDPTIAKDDVNVIDEDTTATGNVLDNDSDVDDDLSVVSFKIGDSTYTAGTNVALAEGAFTLNSDGTYTFVPAKDWNGTVPTVTYTLNTHSDTNPAKADLNITVDPVDDPTIAKDDVNVIDEDTTATGNVLDNDSDVDDDLSVVSFKIGDISYTAGTTVSLSEGSFTLNSDGTYTFVPAKDWNGTVPTVTYTLNTHSDTNSAQADLNITVDPVDDPTIAKDDVNVIDEDTTATGNVLDNDSDVDDDLSVVSFKIGDSTYTAGTTVALAEGAFTLNSDGTYTFVPAKDWNGTVPTVTYTLNTHSGTNPAKADLNITVDPVDDPTIAKDDVNVIDEDTTATGNVLDNDSDVDDDLSVVSFKIGDSTYTAGTTVALAEGAFTLNSDGTYTFVPAKDWNGTVPTVTYTLNTHSDTNPAQATLNITVNPDDDPTIAKDDVNVIDEDTTATGNVLDNDSDVDDYLSVVSFKIGDSTYTAGTTVALAEGAFTLNSDGTYTFVPAKDWNGTVPTVTYTLNTHSGTNPAKADLNITVDPVDDPTIAKDDVNVIDEDTTATGNVLDNDSDVDDDLSVVSFKIGDISYTAGTTVSLSEGSFTLNSDGTYTFVPAKDWNGTVPTVTYTLNTHSDTNSAQADLNITVDPVDDPTIAKDDVNVIDEDTTATGNVLDNDSDVDDDLSVVSFKIGDSTYTAGTTVALAEGAFTLNSDGTYTFVPAKDWNGTVPTVTYTLNTHSGTNPAKADLNITVDPVDDPTIAKDDVNVIDEDTTATGNVLDNDSDVDDDLSVVSFKIGDISYTAGTTVSLSEGSFTLNSDGTYTFVPAKNWNGTVPTVTYTLNTHSDTNSAQAALNITVTPVDDPSQLTADVKSVAEDHPAIGNVLTNDSDVDDTLTVVRFEINGKSYSAGSTIGLPIGSITIDTNGDYRFDPVPNWNGQVPTITYFVSTGASTTLDITVTPESDSVFIWTTGAYVSDEGLVNGLPDTEGVPDTTNSATDSGEIVLRNVDKDNLTVELGGPAGLKSGGLDIKWQWDVDSQTLIGYTGNNPDSNQVMTIKLNAPADTTGGTWTYDVTLLQAIDHGDPYKEDAISKLFSVTVTDSENNVDTGNFFVAFEDDRAADITAPSVDVLEVNALPGEPIGLAASELNVQWGGDGQGRLILQPTTEKGVKTLDGQNILFYLSGNVITGKAEDGTEIFKFELTQTGSWTFKQFHPIQAPADGDLDFLVTILDGDGDRSTAHITVNPLISGYTDDNETRSLAEDSDPITGNVIDGISANGPVTVKSFTIAGDTNTYTASDAVIILKDIGVFSLNTSGQYSFKPAKDYFGPVPVITYLLTDSKGVEDSSTLTLTVTPVDDPSQLTADVKSVAEDHPAIGNVLTNDSDVDDTLTVVRFEINGKSYSAGSTIGLPIGSITIDTNGDYRFDPVPNWNGQVPTITYFVSTGASTTLDITVTPESDSVFIWTTGAYVSDEGLVNGLPDTEGVPDTTNSATDSGEIVLRNVDKDNLTVELGGPAGLKSGGLDIKWQWDVDSQTLIGYTGNNPDSNQVMTIKLNAPADTTGGTWTYDVTLLQAIDHGDPYKEDAISKLFSVTVTDSENNVDTGNFFVAFEDDRAEDVTEEAVNVIASGVREVVGEFDLTKSSAITSDRLIFADFVITGNGFTSSSNSNLVAADLRQGDTGLSVISNGSPYLPLNREIEFRDFGGGKTASEEVVIQLNPGTIAFEMNIEFSLLFGSELEKGEVVFYLNGNEVATRSFSNVPGSSDFAANFNAIPGGFDKVVIRATDNGHPIGENSDFAIKSIEFVGEENQPIGTAKGKLNVQWGADGEGSLILQPATESGLKTLDGQNIVLVHNGKVITAITEDNTVMFKFVFTPNTGSWNLLQYHHIQAPDDGDLDFLVTIIDGDGDRSTGHITVNPLISGYTDDNETRSLAEDSDPIMGNVIDGISANGPVTVKSFTIAGDTNTYTPSDAVIILKDVGVFSLNTSGQYSFKPAKDYFGPVPVITYLLTDSKDVEDTSTLSLTVTPEPDQVTVTASGVLVSEEGIAGLGVPDNDGQDDTTNQAFDEGTIEINNPDGTPYTISLDGPDGLTSGGKPIFWLWNKNTNTLTGAINTTGDDGLTISTPVVEVILTQQSDSNVWDYDLNILRGIDHPEATIEGIDFNLAVNIKDNDGNKLASTDLTVTVEDDGVSASNHTQTLDISVETFTSSNIEAEWAHLDGYNSTVRRYDGDDNDLAKDQIRWGSTYGEQSGYGFKDNDSGLNNALPLNQNIILGTFTHYNKIIQSGSSISEALLKLSFTLTDSNGDTTPVEMKIEFDHNETPNNGGAPDDIITVGKSTVTFEYEGNKYSIQVVGFVSYDEKGNAVVNPVIKTPENAETSYELAIRIVEGDQYTPPNITGNIIETSVSGADQGFELVAIAFEDNQQAINGGEITIVGKYGELVIAEDGQYTYTLTASADNIPDNQTETFTYTVKDADGDTAESQLIIDLNIVNQNDSNVINSTPDQLEVLSPDDIFDAMTNQEAVINDAYSEDSSDFSAYKGFEQQSILLGEDIDAIGTVSDVDGLSHNLAMSVYESEANNDGQSNAVDTPYQYYDDQDIRGELLP; from the coding sequence ATGGAATTGTTTACCGTCTTGCAATCTGGCAAGTTTCACTCTGTTAATGGTCATATTGGAGTTTCACTGGGCGATATAGAGTATCGCGCTAAAGCAGGAGACTTCATTCCCAAAGGTGCAAGCATTATAGTTTTTGATGGCGCACTCTTTTCGATAAAATTTGAGAATGGCGAAGTTCAGTCAAACGCCGATAATTCTATTTCTCCTGTCGTTACCAATAATTTACTTCCAGTGACAAATATCAATGCTATTGAAAATATTCAAGCCATTATTTTAGCTGGTGGTGATCCTTCACTTGAAATTGAAACCGCAGCAGGCGGAACTCGTCAAGAAGGTGGTTTTGATTTTATTGCTGTAGATAGAGTAGGTGATGAAACTATAGCGCAAGCAGGATTTGACACACAGGCGTTGATAGCTGGAAGTATCAATAGAAGTGACCAAGGTGAAGGTAATGTTCTATTTGATTCTATATTAGCCAATGACTCCAATACCATAGCTGAAGATGAAGTTGCAGTAGGGAATGTGTTAGAAAATGATGTTGACCCAGACTCTACTCTTTTTGTCTCCAGCGTACTCATCAATGGCGAAAGATTTGATGCAGGGCAAACTATTCAACTTGAAAATGGAACCTTGGTTGTCAATGCTAATGGTGATTACCGCTTCGAGCCAGTTGCCAATTGGAATGGCGCCTTACCGTTAATCACTTATACGACTAATACTGGTGCATCAGCGACACTTGCGATAGTTGTGACGCCTGTTAATGATGATGTAGATGCAAAACCTGATAGTTATTCAGTTACTGAAGACAATTCTATAGCACTAAATTTACTTGCCAATGATGATGCGCCTGATGGTGGCTTAGCAATACAATCCATTAATGGAGAAGCGTTAACGGGTAACGTACAAACCATCACAGTTCCCAATGGCCAAGTGGTGATTAGCACCGACGGCATTATCACTTTTGAGCCAAACGAAAACTACAATGGCGAAGTTAGTTTCAACTATGTGGCTAGAGATGTTGATGGTGATACAGCTGAAGCCAATGTTACGATTAATGTCACGCCAGTTGATGATCCCACAAAGACCGAAGACGATTTAAACGTGGTAAATGAAGACACCACTGCTACAGGTAATGTCCTCGACAACGATTCGGATGTAGATAATGGCCTAAGTGTCGTGAGCTTCAAAATAGGTGATAGCACTTATACAGCAGGGACAACTGTTGCTTTAGCCGAAGGCGCTTTCACCCTAAACAGTGATGGTACTTACACCTTTGTGCCAGCGAAAGACTGGAATGGCACAGTACCAACGGTGACGTATACGCTTAATACTCACAGTGACACTAATCCAGCAAAAGCGGATCTCAATATCACTGTCGACCCGGTCGATGATCCAACTATTGCAAAAGATGATGTTAACGTCATTGATGAAGATACCACGGCTACAGGTAATGTACTTGATAATGACTCAGATGTAGATGATGACCTAAGTGTTGTGAGCTTCAAGATAGGCGATATCAGCTATACGGCCGGAACCACAGTGTCTTTATCCGAAGGTTCGTTCACCCTAAACAGTGATGGTACTTACACCTTTGTGCCAGCGAAAGACTGGAATGGCACAGTACCAACGGTGACGTATACGCTTAATACTCACAGTGACACTAACTCTGCGCAAGCGGATCTCAATATTACCGTCGACCCTGTCGATGATCCAACGATTGCAAAAGATGATGTTAACGTCATTGATGAAGATACCACGGCTACAGGTAATGTACTTGATAATGACTCAGATGTAGATGACGACCTAAGTGTCGTGAGCTTCAAAATAGGTGATAGCACTTATACAGCAGGGACAAATGTTGCTTTAGCCGAAGGCGCTTTCACCCTAAACAGTGATGGTACTTACACCTTTGTGCCAGCGAAAGACTGGAATGGCACAGTACCGACGGTGACGTATACGCTTAATACTCACAGTGGCACTAATCCAGCAAAAGCGGATCTCAATATCACTGTCGACCCGGTCGATGATCCAACTATTGCAAAAGACGATGTTAACGTCATTGATGAAGATACCACGGCTACAGGTAATGTACTTGATAATGACTCAGATGTAGATGACGACCTAAGTGTCGTGAGCTTCAAAATAGGTGATAGCACTTATACAGCAGGGACAAATGTTGCTTTAGCCGAAGGCGCTTTCACCCTAAACAGTGATGGTACTTACACCTTTGTGCCAGCGAAAGACTGGAATGGCACAGTACCAACGGTGACGTATACGCTTAATACTCACAGTGACACTAATCCAGCAAAAGCGGATCTCAATATCACTGTCGACCCGGTCGATGATCCAACTATTGCAAAAGATGATGTTAACGTCATTGATGAAGATACCACGGCTACAGGTAATGTACTTGATAATGACTCAGATGTAGATGATGACCTAAGTGTTGTGAGCTTCAAGATAGGCGATATCAGCTATACGGCCGGAACCACAGTGTCTTTATCCGAAGGTTCGTTCACCCTAAACAGTGATGGTACTTACACCTTTGTGCCAGCGAAAGACTGGAATGGCACAGTACCAACGGTGACGTATACGCTTAATACTCACAGTGACACTAACTCTGCGCAAGCGGATCTCAATATTACCGTCGACCCTGTCGATGATCCAACGATTGCAAAAGATGATGTTAACGTCATTGATGAAGATACCACGGCTACAGGTAATGTACTTGATAATGACTCAGATGTAGATGACGACCTAAGTGTCGTGAGCTTCAAAATAGGTGATAGCACTTATACAGCAGGGACAACTGTTGCTTTAGCCGAAGGCGCTTTCACCCTAAACAGTGATGGTACTTACACCTTTGTGCCAGCGAAAGACTGGAATGGCACAGTACCGACGGTGACGTATACGCTTAATACTCACAGTGGCACTAATCCAGCAAAAGCGGATCTCAATATCACTGTCGACCCGGTCGATGATCCAACTATTGCAAAAGATGATGTTAACGTCATTGATGAAGATACCACGGCTACAGGTAATGTACTTGATAATGACTCAGATGTAGATGACGACCTAAGTGTCGTGAGCTTCAAAATAGGTGATAGCACTTATACAGCAGGGACAACTGTTGCTTTAGCCGAAGGCGCTTTCACCCTAAACAGTGATGGTACTTACACCTTTGTGCCAGCGAAAGACTGGAATGGCACAGTACCAACGGTGACGTATACGCTTAATACTCACAGTGACACTAACCCAGCACAAGCGACCCTTAATATCACCGTTAACCCAGACGATGATCCAACGATTGCAAAAGATGATGTTAACGTCATTGATGAAGATACCACGGCTACGGGTAATGTCCTCGACAACGATTCGGATGTAGATGATTACCTAAGTGTCGTGAGCTTCAAGATAGGTGATAGCACTTATACAGCAGGGACAACTGTTGCTTTAGCCGAAGGCGCTTTCACCCTAAACAGTGATGGTACTTACACCTTTGTGCCAGCGAAAGACTGGAATGGCACAGTACCAACGGTGACGTATACGCTTAATACTCACAGTGGCACTAATCCAGCAAAAGCGGATCTCAATATCACTGTCGACCCGGTCGATGATCCAACTATTGCAAAAGATGATGTTAACGTCATTGATGAAGATACCACGGCTACAGGTAATGTACTTGATAATGACTCAGATGTAGATGATGACCTAAGTGTTGTGAGCTTCAAGATAGGCGATATCAGCTATACGGCCGGAACCACAGTGTCTTTATCCGAAGGTTCGTTCACCCTAAACAGTGATGGTACTTACACCTTTGTGCCAGCGAAAGACTGGAATGGCACAGTACCAACGGTGACGTATACGCTTAATACTCACAGTGACACTAACTCTGCGCAAGCGGATCTCAATATTACCGTCGACCCTGTCGATGATCCAACGATTGCAAAAGATGATGTTAACGTCATTGATGAAGATACCACGGCTACAGGTAATGTACTTGATAATGACTCAGATGTAGATGACGACCTAAGTGTCGTGAGCTTCAAAATAGGTGATAGCACTTATACAGCAGGGACAACTGTTGCTTTAGCCGAAGGCGCTTTCACCCTAAACAGTGATGGTACTTACACCTTTGTGCCAGCGAAAGACTGGAATGGCACAGTACCAACGGTGACGTATACGCTTAATACTCACAGTGGCACTAATCCAGCAAAAGCGGATCTCAATATCACTGTCGACCCGGTCGATGATCCAACGATTGCAAAAGATGATGTTAACGTCATTGATGAAGATACCACGGCTACAGGTAATGTACTTGATAATGACTCAGATGTAGATGATGACCTAAGTGTTGTGAGCTTCAAGATAGGCGATATCAGCTATACGGCCGGAACCACAGTGTCTTTATCCGAAGGTTCGTTCACCCTAAACAGTGATGGTACTTACACCTTTGTGCCAGCGAAAAACTGGAATGGCACAGTACCAACGGTGACGTATACGCTTAATACTCACAGTGACACTAACTCAGCTCAAGCAGCTCTTAACATCACCGTCACTCCCGTTGACGACCCCAGTCAACTCACTGCTGATGTCAAATCAGTGGCTGAAGACCATCCGGCCATCGGTAATGTACTCACTAACGACAGTGATGTGGACGATACGCTGACGGTGGTTCGTTTTGAAATCAATGGCAAAAGCTACAGCGCGGGCAGCACCATTGGCTTACCGATAGGCAGCATCACCATCGACACGAATGGTGATTACCGTTTTGACCCCGTCCCGAACTGGAACGGCCAAGTCCCGACCATCACTTACTTTGTGAGTACCGGCGCTTCAACAACCTTAGACATCACCGTCACCCCTGAAAGTGACTCGGTGTTTATCTGGACAACAGGCGCTTACGTTTCCGACGAAGGCTTAGTCAATGGCTTACCCGACACCGAAGGCGTCCCCGACACCACCAACAGTGCCACCGACAGCGGTGAAATCGTTCTAAGGAACGTTGACAAGGACAACTTAACCGTAGAATTAGGTGGTCCAGCTGGGCTGAAATCAGGCGGGCTTGATATCAAATGGCAGTGGGATGTGGACAGTCAAACCTTGATAGGGTACACGGGTAATAACCCAGACAGTAACCAAGTGATGACCATCAAGCTCAATGCCCCAGCTGACACCACAGGGGGGACTTGGACCTACGATGTCACCTTACTTCAAGCCATCGATCATGGTGATCCCTACAAAGAAGATGCAATATCTAAGCTGTTTAGTGTCACCGTGACCGACAGTGAAAACAATGTCGATACCGGTAACTTCTTCGTGGCCTTTGAGGACGACCGCGCGGCGGACATCACCGCTCCATCCGTGGACGTTTTAGAAGTTAACGCCTTACCCGGTGAACCCATAGGTCTTGCCGCCAGCGAGCTGAATGTTCAATGGGGTGGGGACGGTCAAGGTCGTCTCATTTTACAGCCCACCACAGAAAAAGGAGTAAAAACCCTTGATGGGCAGAATATCCTGTTCTATCTCTCGGGCAATGTCATTACCGGTAAAGCAGAAGATGGCACCGAAATCTTTAAGTTCGAGCTGACCCAAACGGGCAGTTGGACGTTCAAGCAGTTCCATCCTATCCAAGCGCCCGCCGATGGTGACTTAGACTTCCTGGTGACTATCCTTGATGGCGATGGAGATCGAAGTACCGCTCACATTACCGTGAATCCACTCATCAGTGGTTACACCGATGACAATGAAACTCGAAGCCTTGCCGAAGACAGTGACCCTATCACGGGCAATGTCATCGATGGCATTAGTGCCAATGGCCCAGTAACCGTGAAGAGCTTCACCATAGCAGGCGACACGAATACTTACACGGCATCGGATGCGGTGATAATCCTCAAAGACATTGGGGTGTTCAGCCTGAACACCAGCGGTCAGTACAGCTTTAAACCCGCTAAAGATTACTTTGGTCCGGTTCCGGTTATCACCTATCTACTGACGGACAGCAAAGGCGTTGAAGACAGCTCCACCTTAACACTGACCGTCACCCCCGTTGACGACCCCAGTCAACTCACTGCTGATGTCAAATCAGTGGCTGAAGACCATCCGGCCATCGGTAATGTACTTACCAACGACAGTGATGTGGACGATACGCTGACGGTGGTTCGTTTTGAAATCAATGGCAAAAGCTACAGTGCAGGCAGCACCATTGGCTTACCGATAGGCAGCATCACTATCGACACGAATGGTGATTATCGTTTTGACCCCGTCCCGAACTGGAACGGCCAAGTCCCGACCATCACTTACTTTGTGAGTACCGGCGCTTCAACAACCTTAGACATCACCGTCACCCCTGAAAGTGACTCGGTGTTTATCTGGACAACAGGCGCTTACGTTTCCGACGAAGGCTTAGTCAATGGCTTACCCGACACCGAAGGCGTCCCCGACACCACCAACAGTGCCACCGACAGCGGTGAAATCGTTCTAAGGAACGTTGACAAGGACAACTTAACCGTAGAATTAGGTGGTCCAGCTGGGCTGAAATCAGGCGGGCTTGATATCAAATGGCAGTGGGATGTGGACAGTCAAACCTTGATAGGGTACACGGGCAATAACCCAGACAGTAACCAAGTGATGACCATCAAGCTCAATGCCCCAGCTGACACCACAGGGGGGACTTGGACCTACGATGTCACCTTACTTCAAGCCATCGATCATGGTGATCCCTACAAAGAAGATGCAATATCTAAGCTGTTTAGTGTCACCGTGACCGACAGTGAAAACAATGTCGATACCGGTAACTTCTTCGTGGCCTTTGAGGACGACCGCGCGGAGGATGTGACTGAAGAGGCTGTCAATGTCATTGCGAGCGGAGTTCGTGAGGTAGTGGGAGAGTTCGATCTAACGAAATCAAGCGCTATAACAAGTGATAGATTGATTTTTGCAGATTTTGTTATTACCGGTAATGGCTTTACCTCATCAAGCAACTCAAATTTAGTTGCTGCTGATTTACGTCAAGGTGATACAGGGTTAAGTGTGATCAGTAACGGCTCTCCTTACCTGCCTCTAAACCGAGAAATAGAGTTCAGAGATTTTGGTGGAGGAAAGACCGCTTCAGAAGAAGTTGTTATCCAATTGAATCCTGGAACCATCGCCTTTGAAATGAACATTGAATTTAGTTTGCTATTTGGTAGTGAACTGGAAAAGGGAGAGGTCGTCTTCTATTTGAATGGAAATGAAGTTGCGACAAGATCATTTAGCAATGTTCCTGGTAGTAGTGACTTTGCTGCAAACTTTAATGCGATACCTGGTGGTTTTGACAAAGTAGTAATAAGAGCAACAGATAACGGTCATCCAATAGGTGAAAACAGCGATTTTGCCATTAAGAGTATAGAGTTTGTTGGAGAGGAAAATCAGCCCATAGGCACAGCAAAAGGAAAGCTGAATGTTCAGTGGGGAGCTGATGGAGAAGGCAGTTTGATCCTACAGCCAGCTACTGAGTCTGGTTTGAAAACACTTGATGGTCAAAACATTGTGTTGGTTCATAATGGCAAGGTTATTACAGCCATAACAGAAGATAACACTGTGATGTTTAAATTTGTTTTCACGCCTAATACAGGTAGTTGGAATTTATTACAATATCATCATATCCAAGCGCCTGACGATGGTGATTTGGACTTCCTTGTGACCATCATTGATGGTGATGGAGATCGAAGTACAGGCCACATTACCGTGAATCCACTCATTAGTGGTTACACCGATGACAATGAAACCCGAAGCCTCGCTGAAGACAGTGACCCTATCATGGGCAATGTCATCGATGGCATTAGTGCCAATGGCCCAGTAACCGTGAAGAGCTTCACCATAGCAGGCGACACGAATACTTACACGCCATCGGATGCGGTGATAATCCTCAAAGATGTTGGGGTGTTCAGCCTGAACACCAGCGGTCAGTACAGCTTTAAACCCGCTAAAGATTACTTTGGTCCGGTTCCGGTTATCACCTATCTACTTACAGACAGTAAAGATGTTGAGGATACTTCTACTTTAAGCCTGACTGTTACTCCAGAGCCTGATCAAGTGACAGTTACTGCCAGCGGGGTTTTAGTATCTGAAGAGGGAATCGCAGGGCTTGGTGTTCCTGATAATGATGGGCAGGATGACACCACAAACCAAGCCTTTGATGAAGGTACGATTGAAATAAATAACCCTGATGGAACACCATACACCATAAGCCTAGATGGCCCAGATGGATTGACCTCTGGTGGAAAGCCAATATTCTGGTTGTGGAATAAGAACACTAATACATTAACTGGTGCTATTAACACTACTGGGGATGATGGTTTAACTATTTCGACGCCTGTGGTCGAAGTGATTTTAACTCAACAATCCGACAGTAATGTTTGGGATTATGATTTGAATATCCTGCGAGGTATTGATCATCCTGAAGCGACAATTGAAGGCATTGATTTCAATTTAGCTGTCAATATAAAAGACAATGATGGTAATAAGTTAGCTTCCACAGATCTTACTGTAACCGTTGAAGATGATGGTGTTTCAGCAAGTAATCATACTCAAACATTGGATATTTCTGTTGAAACTTTTACCTCAAGTAATATTGAAGCTGAATGGGCTCATTTAGATGGTTATAACAGTACGGTTCGAAGATATGATGGTGATGATAATGACTTAGCTAAAGATCAAATCAGGTGGGGGAGCACATATGGAGAGCAATCTGGGTATGGCTTTAAAGATAATGATTCTGGTTTAAATAATGCCTTACCTTTAAACCAAAACATTATCTTGGGTACGTTTACTCACTACAACAAAATAATTCAATCAGGCAGTTCTATCTCAGAAGCTCTGCTAAAACTTTCATTTACTCTTACGGATTCAAATGGTGACACTACACCGGTAGAGATGAAAATTGAGTTTGACCATAATGAAACTCCAAATAATGGAGGCGCGCCTGACGATATTATTACTGTTGGTAAGTCGACTGTTACCTTCGAATATGAAGGGAACAAGTATTCCATTCAAGTTGTGGGTTTTGTCAGTTATGATGAGAAAGGAAATGCGGTTGTAAATCCAGTAATTAAAACCCCTGAAAATGCTGAAACCAGTTATGAATTGGCAATTAGAATTGTCGAAGGGGATCAATATACTCCTCCAAACATAACTGGCAATATTATTGAAACCAGTGTCAGCGGTGCAGATCAAGGATTTGAACTTGTTGCGATTGCGTTTGAAGATAACCAGCAAGCGATAAATGGTGGGGAAATAACCATTGTTGGTAAGTATGGTGAGTTAGTCATTGCTGAGGATGGACAATACACTTATACACTAACGGCAAGTGCAGATAATATCCCTGATAATCAAACTGAAACCTTTACGTATACCGTAAAAGATGCAGATGGTGATACTGCTGAATCTCAGTTAATCATTGATTTAAACATAGTCAATCAAAATGATAGTAATGTCATTAACTCAACTCCAGATCAGCTAGAGGTTTTAAGTCCTGATGATATTTTTGATGCAATGACAAATCAAGAAGCTGTAATCAATGATGCGTATTCTGAAGATTCAAGCGATTTCAGCGCATACAAGGGCTTTGAACAGCAGTCGATTCTGTTGGGAGAGGATATTGATGCCATCGGCACTGTAAGTGATGTGGATGGCTTGTCTCATAACTTGGCAATGAGCGTATACGAGTCTGAAGCGAACAATGATGGGCAGAGTAATGCAGTAGATACACCATATCAATATTATGATGATCAAGATATTCGCGGTGAACTATTACCTTAA